The proteins below come from a single Tenuifilum thalassicum genomic window:
- a CDS encoding START-like domain-containing protein encodes MKGTTKTGNKVELEFPINTSPGILFKRLCTPHGLSEWFADDVNLSGNIFTFFWDGDTRKAELVDKKENKCVKFKWLNDDEHESEGMLIFKLQTDELTGETSLTVIEEIPDDEDVDETISLWNHQIGELKRLIGA; translated from the coding sequence ATGAAAGGGACGACAAAAACAGGCAATAAGGTGGAACTCGAATTTCCGATAAACACATCTCCAGGAATACTTTTCAAGAGGCTTTGCACGCCACATGGACTTTCCGAGTGGTTTGCCGACGATGTTAACCTATCAGGTAACATTTTCACATTTTTTTGGGATGGCGATACAAGAAAGGCCGAACTTGTTGACAAAAAAGAAAACAAATGTGTTAAGTTCAAGTGGCTAAACGACGATGAGCATGAAAGCGAAGGAATGCTTATTTTCAAATTGCAAACTGATGAGCTCACAGGCGAAACGTCGTTAACAGTCATAGAAGAGATTCCAGATGATGAGGATGTAGATGAGACTATATCGCTCTGGAATCACCAAATTGGCGAACTTAAAAGATTGATTGGCGCATAG
- a CDS encoding LptF/LptG family permease encodes MKTLHRFILKSYIGPLVMTFFITMFVLLMQFLWRYIDDLVGKGLEWDVIAELLLYASAGLVPMALPLATLLASLMTMGNLGENNELLAMKSAGISLPRILSPLIVLTIAISIGAFFFSNNVLPYTNLKISTLLYSVKQQKPELIIKEGVFTNLIEGYSIKVSERDQKTGLLRRILIYEHKNENTNTTVTYADSGYMQPTADQKFLVATLFNGNTYKEVRDKSKNLYQQKQKLPAQHQKFEKQVLIFELKGFKLERADENFFKDSYQTQNIKQLQKVEDSLKQAFNTQIKLFSQNIIRNSIFRNPYWLNRDSTKKVKIKLDVDSLYNTLKPEEKIRAIERAIDNARSTKSYISSSKDEFYYKQKYIARHKIEWNRKFTLSFACFVFFFIGAPLGAIIRKGGLGTPVVISVIFFIFYYIINLTGEKFARELIWDPNLGMWVSSFILLPLGIFLSYKATTDSVIMNADFYIDKIKKVLNILKFFLKA; translated from the coding sequence GTGAAAACTCTTCATCGCTTTATTCTTAAGTCCTATATTGGGCCGCTGGTAATGACTTTCTTCATTACCATGTTTGTACTTCTTATGCAATTTCTGTGGCGATACATCGATGACCTTGTCGGGAAAGGGTTAGAATGGGATGTGATTGCCGAGTTGCTCTTATATGCTTCGGCGGGTTTAGTGCCTATGGCCCTTCCACTTGCTACTCTTTTGGCGTCGCTTATGACCATGGGAAATCTTGGTGAGAACAATGAGTTGTTAGCCATGAAATCCGCTGGAATTTCATTACCTCGAATCCTCTCGCCGCTTATCGTATTAACTATAGCAATTAGTATTGGCGCCTTTTTCTTTTCCAACAATGTTTTGCCTTACACAAATCTAAAAATATCAACATTACTCTATTCTGTAAAACAACAGAAACCTGAACTCATAATCAAGGAAGGCGTTTTCACTAATTTGATTGAAGGATACAGCATTAAGGTTAGTGAACGAGACCAAAAGACTGGTCTATTGCGTAGAATATTAATTTATGAGCACAAAAACGAAAACACCAACACCACTGTTACTTATGCCGATTCTGGGTATATGCAACCAACGGCAGACCAAAAATTCTTAGTTGCAACACTATTTAATGGAAACACATACAAAGAAGTTCGAGATAAAAGCAAAAATTTATACCAACAAAAGCAGAAGTTGCCCGCCCAACACCAAAAATTCGAAAAGCAAGTACTGATTTTTGAACTAAAAGGTTTTAAGCTTGAACGCGCCGATGAGAACTTTTTTAAAGATAGCTATCAAACCCAAAATATAAAACAGCTTCAAAAAGTTGAAGATTCTTTAAAACAAGCTTTTAATACCCAAATAAAATTATTCTCGCAAAATATAATTCGTAATAGCATATTCCGAAATCCTTACTGGCTAAATCGCGACTCTACGAAAAAAGTCAAGATAAAACTAGATGTTGATTCTTTGTACAACACGTTAAAACCAGAAGAAAAAATTAGAGCCATTGAACGCGCCATCGATAATGCGCGATCAACTAAAAGCTATATTTCATCGTCAAAGGATGAGTTTTACTACAAGCAAAAGTATATTGCTAGACATAAGATAGAATGGAATAGAAAATTCACCCTATCGTTTGCATGCTTTGTCTTTTTCTTCATTGGAGCACCTTTAGGTGCAATAATTAGAAAAGGAGGATTAGGAACGCCTGTTGTTATTTCGGTTATATTCTTCATCTTCTACTATATAATTAATCTAACTGGTGAGAAATTTGCCCGTGAACTGATTTGGGACCCAAATCTAGGCATGTGGGTTTCATCGTTCATCCTTTTACCACTAGGCATATTCCTTTCATATAAGGCAACAACCGATTCAGTTATTATGAATGCTGATTTTTACATCGACAAAATAAAGAAAGTGCTAAACATCTTGAAGTTTTTTTTAAAAGCGTAA
- a CDS encoding glycosyltransferase family 4 protein gives MNILVISHKPPYPPVDGGTLATLNMCIGLAKAGNRVTVLTLSSQKHPSSLDIIPDHIQNLINFEIVHTTIKTNIPGYIRNFLFSKRPYNIERYISLSFKRLLIKNLKNQDYQVVQIEGLYLYPYLKTIRRHFKGLISIRTHNVEHQIWDKIEKNENSKPRQLYFKFLAKRLARIEHKLSKMVDALVSITEPDRQWFINNGFTKPSITIPVGYFTDDITSDADPVDFPSICYIGALDWLPNIEGLKWFLDWVWPIIQAEIPGIEFHIAGRNAPEDFAERLMIERNIIFHGQVASASAFLSRCPIMIVPLLSGSGLRIKIIEGMHLNRTIIATSIAVKGIDVKHKEHLLIADKPEEFAHAVCSVINDPSFGKQLGKNALEYAKSNFDAVKLAHELTNFYEKILQ, from the coding sequence ATGAATATTTTAGTTATTTCACACAAACCACCCTACCCCCCTGTTGATGGAGGCACTTTAGCCACACTAAACATGTGCATTGGACTAGCAAAAGCAGGGAATAGGGTAACTGTACTTACCCTTAGCTCTCAAAAACATCCTAGTTCCCTTGACATAATACCCGACCATATTCAAAATCTTATAAACTTTGAGATTGTTCACACTACTATAAAAACAAATATCCCAGGCTACATTAGAAACTTTCTTTTTTCTAAACGACCATACAACATCGAACGATATATAAGCCTATCGTTCAAAAGGCTGCTAATAAAAAACCTCAAGAACCAGGACTACCAAGTTGTTCAGATTGAAGGATTATACCTCTACCCCTATTTAAAAACGATAAGGAGACACTTCAAAGGCCTTATTTCCATAAGAACACACAACGTAGAGCATCAAATTTGGGATAAAATTGAAAAAAATGAGAATAGTAAGCCAAGGCAGCTCTACTTTAAATTCTTAGCCAAACGCCTTGCTCGAATAGAGCATAAGCTGTCAAAAATGGTTGATGCCTTAGTGTCCATTACTGAACCCGACAGGCAATGGTTTATAAATAACGGTTTCACCAAACCATCAATCACAATTCCTGTTGGCTACTTTACTGATGATATTACTAGTGACGCAGACCCAGTTGATTTTCCATCCATTTGCTATATTGGAGCACTCGATTGGTTACCAAATATCGAAGGGCTTAAGTGGTTTTTAGATTGGGTATGGCCTATAATTCAAGCAGAAATTCCTGGAATTGAATTTCACATTGCAGGAAGGAATGCGCCTGAGGATTTTGCTGAACGATTAATGATTGAGCGTAATATTATTTTTCATGGACAGGTAGCAAGTGCCTCTGCATTTTTAAGTAGATGCCCAATAATGATAGTCCCACTACTCTCTGGTAGCGGTCTTAGGATTAAAATAATAGAAGGCATGCACCTTAATAGAACCATAATAGCAACTAGCATTGCGGTTAAAGGTATAGATGTGAAACACAAGGAACATCTTCTTATTGCTGATAAACCAGAAGAGTTTGCACACGCTGTATGCTCCGTTATTAACGACCCCTCATTTGGCAAACAGCTTGGCAAAAACGCATTGGAGTATGCCAAATCAAATTTCGATGCAGTAAAATTGGCGCATGAGCTCACTAACTTTTACGAAAAGATATTGCAATGA
- a CDS encoding glycosyltransferase family 2 protein: MIIEYLFWTGIFIIAYTYFGYPLLLGSFCALKKVLASSNKNNNNSELPPVTIVTAAYNEENHVESKIENNNQIDYPKDKITQLWVENGSTDKTLTLLKKHSDIVLITTKERLGKAESLNNAVQKINTPIVILTDANTTLSKNSVKDLVKHFTNPKVGCVAGRKMVKWSKEDSSASKGEGFYWIFESFLKKMESCTGTTISGAGELYAIRTELFKTIDSDTILDDFAVSSKIIEQGYQIKYEPNAIAQESGSLTIEDERKRKIRIAAGSFQLLSRHLSSLISKQNIDVSFKFISHKLLRWIAVPPFLILLPVLNAFIIAMQNELNAIYIFSMFLFGIFYLWVLVGFILRNKKSVPPIIILPYYGFMMNISMFEGFIRYLGGKQNYLWEKANRKVDKL; this comes from the coding sequence ATGATAATTGAATATCTATTCTGGACTGGAATTTTTATAATAGCTTACACCTATTTTGGTTACCCTCTTCTTTTAGGTTCTTTCTGCGCTCTTAAAAAAGTTTTAGCCAGCAGCAACAAAAATAATAACAACTCTGAACTCCCTCCCGTTACAATTGTAACCGCTGCCTACAACGAAGAGAATCATGTAGAATCAAAAATAGAAAACAACAATCAGATAGACTATCCCAAAGACAAGATTACTCAGCTTTGGGTTGAGAATGGCAGCACAGACAAAACACTCACCCTTCTTAAGAAACATAGCGATATCGTGCTAATTACAACGAAAGAACGACTTGGGAAAGCAGAGTCGCTTAACAACGCCGTACAGAAAATCAATACGCCCATTGTAATTCTAACCGATGCAAACACAACACTTTCGAAAAATTCAGTAAAAGATTTAGTTAAACACTTCACAAACCCCAAAGTAGGTTGTGTTGCAGGGCGGAAAATGGTGAAATGGAGCAAAGAAGATTCATCGGCATCAAAGGGTGAAGGTTTCTACTGGATTTTTGAGTCCTTTTTGAAAAAAATGGAATCGTGCACTGGGACCACAATATCGGGTGCAGGGGAACTTTATGCAATTAGAACAGAACTTTTCAAAACAATCGATTCAGATACAATACTAGATGATTTTGCTGTATCGTCAAAAATAATTGAACAGGGTTACCAAATTAAATATGAGCCCAATGCAATTGCTCAAGAATCTGGCTCATTGACCATTGAAGATGAGCGAAAAAGAAAAATCAGGATTGCAGCAGGAAGTTTCCAGCTATTAAGCCGGCACCTTTCAAGCCTGATATCAAAACAAAACATCGACGTAAGTTTTAAATTCATATCTCATAAACTATTAAGATGGATTGCTGTTCCTCCCTTCTTGATTCTTCTTCCTGTTCTTAACGCATTCATTATAGCCATGCAAAATGAGTTAAATGCTATTTATATATTTTCAATGTTCCTATTCGGTATATTTTACCTTTGGGTTTTAGTAGGCTTTATATTAAGGAACAAAAAATCTGTTCCTCCAATCATTATATTGCCTTATTATGGTTTTATGATGAACATTTCAATGTTTGAAGGATTTATAAGATATCTCGGAGGGAAACAGAACTATTTGTGGGAAAAGGCAAACCGAAAAGTTGATAAGTTGTAG
- a CDS encoding bifunctional 3,4-dihydroxy-2-butanone-4-phosphate synthase/GTP cyclohydrolase II gives MTNNREIKLNTIDEALEELRNGRVIIVVDDEDRENEGDFIAAAELITPEIINFMAKHGRGLICASLPEKRCDELDLELMVGRNTALHHTAFTVSVDLIGHGCTTGISASDRAKTIKALVDPKTKPEDLARPGHIFPLRAKEKGVLRRAGHTEAAVDLTELAGLTPGGVLVEIMNDDGTMARLPQLMEVAQKFNLKIVSIKDLISYRLRFDSIVEKGVKVKLPTEFGDFSLIPFKQKSNGLEHVALIKGDWEPDEAVLVRVHSSCVTGDIFGSYRCDCGPQLHEAMKMIDKEGKGVLVYLNQEGRGIGLFNKIHAYKLQEEGLDTVDANVELGFQPDERDYGVGASILREVGVKKMRLITNNPKKMTGLEGYGLQVVENIPLVIPPNPFNEFYLKTKHERMGHINLFNHKKD, from the coding sequence ATGACAAACAATAGAGAAATCAAATTAAACACAATTGACGAAGCCCTTGAAGAGCTACGAAATGGCAGGGTAATAATAGTAGTAGACGATGAAGATAGAGAAAATGAAGGCGATTTTATAGCTGCTGCCGAACTGATTACCCCAGAGATAATAAATTTCATGGCCAAACATGGCCGTGGTTTAATATGTGCATCGCTGCCTGAGAAACGTTGCGACGAGCTTGATTTAGAGCTAATGGTAGGGAGGAACACAGCATTACACCACACCGCATTTACTGTTTCTGTTGACCTAATTGGCCATGGATGTACAACTGGCATTTCTGCATCGGACAGAGCAAAAACGATAAAAGCCTTAGTTGATCCTAAAACCAAACCCGAGGATTTAGCACGCCCTGGCCATATTTTTCCTTTAAGAGCCAAAGAGAAAGGAGTTCTACGTAGGGCGGGGCACACCGAAGCAGCCGTTGACCTTACAGAACTTGCCGGTTTAACACCTGGCGGTGTTTTGGTCGAAATAATGAATGATGATGGTACTATGGCCCGCCTTCCACAACTAATGGAGGTAGCCCAAAAGTTCAACTTGAAAATAGTTTCAATCAAAGACCTTATCAGCTATCGGTTAAGATTCGACAGTATTGTTGAAAAAGGGGTAAAGGTAAAACTACCAACCGAGTTTGGCGATTTTTCTCTTATTCCCTTTAAGCAAAAGTCGAACGGGTTGGAACACGTTGCTCTAATAAAAGGAGATTGGGAACCCGATGAGGCTGTTTTGGTTAGGGTACACTCATCATGCGTAACCGGTGACATATTTGGCTCCTACCGCTGCGATTGCGGCCCTCAACTTCACGAAGCAATGAAGATGATAGACAAGGAGGGTAAAGGAGTACTTGTTTATCTCAACCAAGAAGGTAGGGGAATAGGACTATTCAACAAGATACACGCATACAAGCTTCAAGAGGAAGGACTGGATACGGTTGATGCGAATGTGGAACTTGGCTTCCAACCCGATGAGCGCGACTATGGGGTTGGCGCTAGCATTTTACGTGAAGTTGGTGTAAAAAAAATGCGCCTTATAACAAACAATCCGAAGAAGATGACTGGACTTGAAGGCTACGGGCTTCAAGTAGTGGAAAATATTCCCCTAGTAATTCCCCCAAATCCTTTCAACGAGTTCTACCTAAAAACGAAACATGAGCGCATGGGGCATATTAATCTGTTTAATCACAAAAAAGATTAG
- the fmt gene encoding methionyl-tRNA formyltransferase, producing MPQATFPRIVYMGTPDFAVEPLKEILESGYNVSAVVTVPDKPAGRGLKFKPSPVKTFAQEKNLPILQPSKLKDPDFINELKKINPDIIVVVAFRMLPKEVWQLPKIGTFNLHASLLPQYRGAAPINWAIINGETQTGVTTFLLDEQIDTGNILLQEVVPISEDESAGELHDKLMLVGSKLVVETINLLAKGDYKPIPQSQISVEGEIKSAPKIFKETCKIDWDSPVSKIYNHIRGLSPYPAAWSELKIKKGDVESTTSIKIYSAEKTNFHPSAKPGTIATDHKSFINVNCSDGVLSLKRIQVAGKKAMNVDEFLRGLNNTELIEML from the coding sequence ATGCCACAAGCAACTTTCCCTCGCATTGTTTACATGGGGACACCCGACTTTGCAGTTGAACCCTTAAAAGAGATTTTAGAATCTGGCTATAATGTTTCTGCTGTTGTAACCGTACCCGACAAGCCAGCAGGTCGTGGTTTAAAGTTTAAACCATCGCCAGTTAAAACATTCGCACAGGAAAAGAACCTACCTATTCTTCAACCCTCAAAATTAAAAGACCCAGATTTTATTAACGAGCTAAAAAAGATAAATCCCGATATTATTGTTGTTGTTGCATTCCGGATGCTTCCAAAGGAAGTATGGCAACTACCTAAAATTGGAACATTTAACCTTCATGCATCGCTTCTCCCTCAATACAGAGGCGCCGCACCAATTAACTGGGCAATAATTAACGGAGAAACACAAACAGGCGTTACTACCTTTTTACTTGATGAACAGATTGACACAGGCAACATTCTATTACAAGAAGTTGTACCTATTTCTGAAGATGAATCAGCAGGGGAACTACATGACAAGCTAATGCTAGTTGGCTCAAAACTGGTTGTAGAAACCATTAATCTTTTAGCTAAAGGTGATTATAAACCTATTCCGCAAAGCCAAATATCAGTTGAGGGTGAAATTAAATCGGCGCCAAAAATTTTCAAGGAGACTTGCAAGATAGATTGGGATAGTCCTGTATCAAAGATATACAACCATATAAGGGGACTTTCGCCCTACCCTGCAGCTTGGTCAGAGCTAAAAATTAAAAAGGGTGATGTAGAATCAACCACATCTATAAAAATATACTCCGCTGAAAAAACCAATTTTCACCCCTCAGCAAAACCAGGAACAATAGCAACAGACCACAAAAGTTTCATAAATGTAAATTGCTCAGACGGAGTCCTTTCTTTAAAAAGAATTCAGGTAGCCGGAAAGAAAGCGATGAATGTTGACGAGTTCCTTCGAGGCTTAAATAACACAGAGCTTATCGAAATGTTATAA
- a CDS encoding glucosaminidase domain-containing protein, which translates to MVRLIRSLGIFLLLTGFFTAALAQKKISREEYISRYSYIAIQNMKKYGVPASITLAQALLESDNGNSTLAVKANNHFGIKCHKNWKGGRIYHDDDRKGECFRKYRSPEQSFTDHSLFLRGSSRYDFLFKLDPTDYKAWARGLKKAGYATNPNYANLLIQIIEDNQLYRFDKGVDVKVSPPSDYLADVDSYSVDIYNSRKVFVRNRIKYIVVKEGDTFESLTKDLSLMPWQLYKYNDLTKDSTLREGQELYIQPKRRRADRSHPVHTVEPGETMYSISQRFGVKLKHLYRKNRMKQGEEPEVGDVIYLRRKKPL; encoded by the coding sequence ATGGTTCGGTTGATTCGTTCTCTTGGAATATTTTTGTTGCTTACAGGTTTTTTCACGGCTGCATTAGCCCAGAAAAAGATTTCTCGTGAAGAGTATATAAGTAGGTACTCTTATATTGCCATTCAAAATATGAAAAAATATGGAGTTCCAGCAAGTATTACTCTTGCTCAAGCTCTACTTGAGAGTGATAATGGCAATAGTACTCTTGCAGTAAAGGCAAACAACCATTTTGGCATAAAGTGTCATAAAAACTGGAAGGGTGGGAGAATCTATCATGATGATGATAGGAAAGGAGAGTGTTTTAGAAAGTATCGTAGTCCAGAGCAATCATTTACCGATCATAGCCTTTTCCTAAGGGGGAGCAGTCGCTACGATTTTCTCTTTAAACTAGATCCCACAGATTATAAGGCGTGGGCACGTGGTTTAAAGAAGGCTGGATATGCAACTAACCCAAATTATGCTAATCTTTTAATTCAAATTATTGAGGATAATCAGCTGTACCGATTCGATAAGGGCGTTGATGTTAAGGTTTCGCCTCCATCTGACTATCTGGCAGATGTTGATAGCTATAGTGTTGATATCTATAATAGCAGAAAAGTTTTTGTTCGAAACAGAATAAAATACATTGTTGTTAAAGAGGGCGATACCTTTGAGTCCTTAACAAAGGATTTAAGTTTGATGCCATGGCAACTATATAAGTATAACGATTTAACAAAAGACTCAACGCTAAGAGAAGGTCAAGAGCTATATATTCAGCCAAAGCGTCGGCGTGCGGATAGGTCGCATCCTGTTCATACCGTTGAACCAGGTGAAACAATGTATTCTATATCACAAAGGTTTGGGGTAAAGCTAAAACATCTTTACAGGAAGAATAGAATGAAACAAGGTGAAGAACCCGAAGTTGGGGATGTAATTTATCTTAGAAGAAAAAAGCCTTTATAA
- a CDS encoding RluA family pseudouridine synthase yields the protein MAEKISSDRIIYEDNHFIAVNKECGEIVQSDKTGDVPLIDKVKQFIKERDSKPGRVFLEVTHRIDRPVSGVVLFAKTSKGLSRINNLFQEGKIQKKYWAIVKNMPPKDSDTLVHYILRDSKKNKSYAYHRDVKGSKIARLEYELVGRTQNYYLLSINLITGRHHQIRAQLSKIGCPIRGDLKYGYPRSNPDGGINLHSRIFAFTHPISGDAIRIVADPPNDKLWEQFMLLGVDL from the coding sequence ATGGCAGAAAAGATATCGTCCGACAGAATAATATATGAAGATAACCACTTTATTGCAGTAAATAAAGAATGCGGTGAGATAGTCCAGTCCGATAAAACTGGCGATGTCCCTCTTATTGATAAAGTAAAGCAGTTCATTAAGGAGCGCGATTCAAAGCCAGGAAGGGTTTTTCTTGAGGTAACCCACAGGATTGATAGACCTGTTAGCGGAGTGGTGCTATTTGCTAAAACAAGCAAGGGCTTAAGTAGAATTAATAATCTGTTTCAGGAAGGCAAAATTCAAAAGAAATATTGGGCCATAGTAAAAAATATGCCACCAAAGGATTCCGATACGCTTGTTCATTACATTCTTCGAGATAGTAAAAAGAATAAATCTTATGCCTATCATCGTGATGTGAAGGGCTCAAAAATTGCAAGACTAGAGTATGAACTGGTTGGTAGGACACAAAACTACTACTTGCTTTCTATTAACCTAATTACTGGCCGTCATCATCAGATTAGAGCCCAACTATCCAAGATAGGCTGCCCAATACGTGGGGACTTAAAATATGGGTACCCTCGTTCAAATCCTGATGGTGGTATAAATCTTCATTCCAGAATTTTTGCTTTTACGCATCCCATTAGCGGTGACGCTATCAGAATAGTCGCTGATCCTCCCAATGATAAGCTATGGGAGCAATTTATGTTGTTAGGTGTTGATTTATAG
- the panB gene encoding 3-methyl-2-oxobutanoate hydroxymethyltransferase, with protein MSSESKVKVVTTHVLHEMKLRGEKIAMLTAYDYSMARILDAAGVDVLLVGDSASNVMAGHISTLPITLDQMIYHASSVVRAVKRALVVVDMPFGTYQGNSKLALRSAIRIMKESGADAVKMEGGSEIIDSVERILSAGIPVMGHLGLTPQSIHKFGTYVVRAREEAEAKKLIEDAHLLEETGCFSIVLEKIPAKLGAQVASELKIPVIGIGAGNGVDGQVLVTHDMLGINQEFSPRFLRRYHNLYAEMMGAFQAYINDVKSLDFPNEKEQY; from the coding sequence ATGTCATCGGAAAGTAAAGTAAAGGTTGTCACCACTCATGTACTTCATGAGATGAAGCTAAGAGGGGAAAAAATAGCCATGTTAACGGCATACGATTATTCAATGGCCCGTATACTCGACGCTGCAGGGGTTGATGTTTTGCTTGTTGGCGATTCTGCATCGAATGTCATGGCTGGTCATATATCTACCCTTCCTATCACGCTTGACCAAATGATTTACCATGCTAGCTCAGTAGTAAGGGCCGTAAAGCGTGCGTTAGTTGTTGTTGATATGCCCTTTGGGACATATCAAGGCAATTCTAAATTAGCGCTGCGGTCTGCTATTCGAATAATGAAGGAAAGTGGTGCCGATGCTGTTAAAATGGAAGGTGGTTCTGAAATTATTGATTCTGTCGAAAGAATTCTTTCGGCTGGTATTCCAGTTATGGGACATTTGGGCCTAACCCCTCAGTCAATCCATAAGTTTGGAACCTATGTTGTCCGTGCTCGAGAGGAGGCAGAAGCTAAAAAACTTATTGAGGATGCTCACCTGTTAGAGGAAACTGGATGTTTCTCAATTGTTTTAGAGAAGATTCCGGCTAAACTTGGTGCTCAAGTTGCCTCTGAGTTGAAAATACCTGTTATTGGTATTGGAGCTGGTAATGGTGTTGACGGTCAGGTACTAGTAACACATGATATGCTTGGTATTAACCAAGAATTTTCTCCAAGGTTTTTAAGGCGATACCATAATCTATATGCTGAGATGATGGGGGCTTTTCAAGCCTATATAAACGATGTGAAATCTCTTGACTTCCCTAACGAAAAGGAACAATATTAG